A single region of the Gossypium arboreum isolate Shixiya-1 chromosome 12, ASM2569848v2, whole genome shotgun sequence genome encodes:
- the LOC108456456 gene encoding ferritin-like catalase Nec2 gives MANPSCLLYAFLLLVAFQSTMINANTVIHTPQCRPVAASSNEKIIFSVNLLLYQAQFLLHASIGVGINDVSPGLVQGPAPIGATTANFSNSVRRVIEEVGLLTVGHLRALVQAEILDAPITSPLIDVSAEAYAAFVNVAFNVSTLTPPFNIYANTPSFVAAAKGFSAFIQQYYAGIIPSIVGNDLQQLVTRIGLSQAVGLGVLRTLLNDVINSTVQPYTFTAAELSNRTSEVVNRLGGCGVKAEGLIVPLQLGAENRTTSNVVPADVNSLAYVRFEREILRIVYGTGNATMPGGLYPSGFIGSLNRRIRDLQLS, from the exons ATGGCTAACCCATCATGCTTATTATATGCGTTTCTTTTACTTGTTGCATTTCAATCTACCATGATTAATGCCAATACTGTTATTCATACACCTCAATGCAGACCAGTAGCTGCTTCCTCTAACGAAAAGATCATATTCTCTGTGAACTTGCTCTTATATCAAGCGCAGTTTCTTCTCCATGCTTCAATTGGAGTTGGAATCAATGATGTATCACCAGGTCTGGTCCAAGGTCCTGCTCCCATTGGAGCCACCACTGCTAATTTCAGTAACTCCGTCCGTAGGGTTATTGAGGAAGTTGGTTTACTTACTGTTGGCCATCTCAG gGCTCTCGTACAAGCCGAAATACTGGATGCTCCAATAACAAGCCCACTAATAGATGTCAGCGCAGAAGCATATGCCGCATTTGTGAACGTGGCTTTCAATGTCTCTACTTTGACTCCTCCATTCAATATTTACGCCAACACCCCCAGCTTTGTGGCCGCAGCGAAAGGTTTTTCTGCATTTATACAACAATATTACGCCGGAATTATACCTTCGATTGTGGGCAACGATCTACAACAG ctGGTGACTAGAATCGGGCTCAGCCAGGCAGTAGGATTAGGAGTTCTCCGAACACTACTTAACGATGTGATCAATTCAACAGTGCAGCCATACACATTCACAGCGGCGGAGCTTAGCAACCGTACTTCAGAAGTGGTTAACCGGCTTGGGGGATGTGGTGTAAAAGCTGAAGGTTTGATTGTGCCATTGCAACTTGGAGCAGAGAATCGAACTACCAGTAACGTCGTGCCGGCTGATGTCAATTCCCTTGCGTATGTACGGTTTGAACGTGAGATATTGAGGATAGTATATGGAACCGGTAACGCCACCATGCCTGGTGGACTTTATCCAAGTGGTTTCATTGGGTCACTTAATCGACGCATTCGTGACTTGCAACTTAGCTAA